The region GATCAAAACGTGGTCGCGTGCCTCAACAATTGTGCCAGAAATGATTGGCCACACGATCGCTGTTCACAATGGCAAACAGCACGTGCCCGTGTACATTACTGAGCAAATGGTGGGTCACAAACTGGGGGAATTTGCCCCCACCCGCAACTTCCGCAGTCATGTTAAGGGCGACAAAAAAGCCCGCCATTGATTCTCCTGTTCGCGTCTGGGATAACCGTCTATGGTTTCTACCTCTTCTCCTACTGCCCGTGCCTGCGCCAAGTATGTCCGCATGTCACCCCACAAGGTGCGGCGGGTATTAGATCAACTGCGGGGTCGCACCTACCGCGATGCCCTCATTATGCTGCGCTTTATGCCCTATCGTGCCTGTGAGCCGATTACCAAGGTTCTGCGATCGGCGGCAGCCAATGCTACCCATAACTTGGGCTTGGATCCCGCTACCTTAGTGATTAGCCAGGCCTATGCTGATCAAGGGCCTTGCCTGAAGCGGTTCCGTCCCCGTGCCCAAGGCCGCGCTTACCAAATTCGCAAACCCACCTGCCACATCACGATTGCTGTGGCCCCCCAAAACACTGCTGACGAATCGTAAAAGGATACCACCGTGGGACAGAAGATTCACCCAATTGGCTTTCGCCTCGGCATTACACAAGACCATCGCTCCCGCTGGTACGCCGATAGCGATCGCTATCCTGAGCTCTTGCAGGAGGATCACCGCATCCGCACGTTTATTAATCAGCAATTGGCCAATGCTGGCATTGCTGAGGTGCGCATTGAGCGCAAAGCCGATCAAGTGGAGTTGCAAATTCGCACTGCCCGTCCTGGTGTCGTCGTTGGCAAAGGCGGCCAAGGGATTGAGGAACTGCGCAAGCAACTGCGGCAGATGCTTCCTGCTAACCGCACGATCAAGGTGAACGTGGTGGAAGTCAACCGAGTGGATGCTGAGGCCAGCCTCTTGGCGGAATACATCACCCAGCAACTGGAGCGACGGGTAGCCTTTCGAAGGGCTGTGCGCCAAGCTATTCAGCGGGCGCAGCGAGCAGGTATTGAGGGGATCAAAGTCCAAGTGGCGGGTCGCCTGAATGGGGCAGAAATTGCCCGCACCGAGTGGACACGGGAAGGGCGAGTTCCGCTGCATACCCTCAGGGCAGACATTGACTATGCCTACCGCACAGCCCGCACGATCTACGGCATTTTGGGCGTGAAAGTGTGGATCTTTAAGGGTGAAGTTCTGCCGGGACAAACGGAAGCAGTTCCACGGGAAGCCACTCGCCGTAGTCCGCAGCGCCGTCTACCCCAATTTGAAAATCGCTCTAACTAACAGGGAAGCTAGCGATGCTCAGTCCAAAGCGTACAAAATTTCGCAAACAGCAGCGGGGTCGCATGACGGGGGTTGCCAGTCGCGGTAACTCCATCCACTTTGGCGACTATGCCCTTCAGGCCCTTGAACCTGCTTGGATCACTGCACGGCAAATTGAGGCCGGCCGCCGCGCCATGACCCGCTATATCCGCCGCGGTGGCAAAATCTGGATTCGCATTTTCCCCGACAAGCCCGTGACGATGCGGCCTGCAGAAACACGGATGGGGTCAGGGAAAGGATCGCCGGAGTACTGGGTGGCGGTGGTCAAACCCGGTCGCATTATGTATGAAATTGCCGGTGTGACAGAGGAGGTTGCTCGCGAAGCCATGCGCCTTGCTGCCTACAAAATGCCGATCAAGACCCGTTTTCTGGTGCGCAATCAAGAAGAGCAACAACAGGAGGGTTAAGAATGGCACTGACGAAAATGAAAGACCTGCGCCAACTAAGTGATCAAGAGGTGAGCGATCGCATTGCCGCTATTAAAAAAGAACTCTTTGATCTGCGCTTCAAAAAAGCCACCCGTCAAGAGGTCAAGCCCCATCAATTTAAACATCTGCGCCACGAGTTGGCACAGCTTTTAACCCTTGAGAATGAACGTCGCCGCAGTGGAGGCCAAGGCTAATGGCAGTTAAAGAACGTGTTGGCGTTGTTGTCAGCGACAAAATGCAAAAAACCGTTGTCGTTGCTGTCGAAAACCGCGCCCCCCATCCCAAATACGGCAAAATTGTCGTCAAAACCCGCCGCTACAAAGCCCACGATGAAAACAACGAAGCCAAAGTGGGCGATCGCGTGCGTATTCGGGAAACCCGCCCCCTCAGTCGCACCAAGCGTTGGGTCATTGCCGAGATTCTCAGTCCTCGCACTGCCTAAGGAGAACCAGCCATGATTCAACAGGAAACCTATCTCAATGTTGCTGATAATAGCGGCGCCAAAAAACTCCTTTGCATTCGTGTGCTCGGGGGCAGTAACCGTCGCTACGGTAGTGTGGGCGATGTGATCATTGCCACCGTCAAAGATGCCACCCCCAATATGGCAGTGAAGAAATCCGATGTAGTTCGCGCTGTCATTGTGCGCACCCGCAAAAGCATTCGCCGCGAAAGTGGCATGAGCATCCGCTTTGATGACAACGCCGCTGTCTTGATCAACCAAGATGGCAACCCTCGCGGTACCCGTGTCTTTGGCCCTGTAGCTCGCGAACTGCGGGATAAAAACTTCACAAAAATTGTTTCATTGGCACCGGAGGTACTCTAATGGCGGCCAAGAAAGCAAACAAAAAGCCTGTGCGCTATCGTATGCACGTCAAAAAAGGGGATACGGTTCAAGTCATCGCCGGCAGTGACAAAGCCAAAGTGGGTGAAGTCCTCGCCGTCTTCCCCAAAACTAGTCAGGTGATTGTTAAAGGGGTCAACCTGAAAACGAAACACCTCAAGCCTCGCCAAGAGGGAGAATCAGGGCAAATTATCACCAAAGAAGCCCCGATTCACAGTTGCAAGGTGATGCTCTACTCTACCAAGCAAAACGTGGCCAGCCGCATCTGCTATACCTACACCGAAGATGGTCGTAAGGTACGGATGCTTAAGAAAACTGGTGAAATCATTGATTAGGTCTCACTTGTTTGCCCTCTCTGACCCAGCCCAGAGAACGCCCCTAGGAGAAGCCCCATGTCCCAACGCCTCAAAGACCACTACAACAAAACCGTTGTGCCGCAGCTCATGCAGCAATTCCAGTACAAAAATATTCACCAAGTGCCAAAGATTGTCAAAGTGACTGTTAACCGGGGTCTGGGTGAAGCGGCACAAAATGCCAAAGCCCTTGAAGCCACACTGGCGGAAATTGCCACAATTACAGGCCAAAAGCCGGTGGTTACCCGTGCCAAGAAGGCGATCGCTGGCTTCAAAATTCGCAAAGGTATGCCTGTGGGGGTTGCCGTGACCCTGCGTTCCGAGCGCATGTATGCCTTTTTGGACCGCTTGATTAACTTGGCACTGCCACGTATTCGTGACTTTCGCGGTGTCAACCCCAAAAGCTTTGATGGCCGGGGCAACTACACCCTAGGTTTGCGTGAGCAACTGATTTTCCCCGAAGTCAACTACGACGATATTGATCAAATTCGCGGCATGGATGTCTCAATCATCACCACTGCCAATACTGATGAAGAAGGACGTGCCCTGCTCAAAGCAATGGGCATGCCGTTCCGTGAGAACTAACGCCGGAGGCAGATTTTTAAGGAGCAACTATGGCAGTAAATGACACGATTGGCGATATGCTAACTCGCATCCGCAACGCAAACCTTGCGCGTCATCAAACCACGACAATTCCGGCCACGCGCATGACCCGCAGTATTGCGCAGGTGCTGAAAGCGGAAGGGTTTATTCGCGATTTTGAAGAGCAAGGGGACGGTGTCAAACGGCATCTTGTGGTTTCCCTAAAATATCGCGGCAAGCAGCGCCAGCCGATTATTACTGCGCTCAAGCGGGTAAGCAAGCCCGGTCTGCGCGTCTATGCCAACTCCCGTGAGTTGCCCCGGGTGCTCGGTGGCATCGGCATTGCCATCATCTCCACCTCTAACGGCATCATGACCGATCGCGAGGCACGGAAGCAGGGCATTGGCGGCGAAGTACTCTGTTACGTTTGGTAAGCTCGGAGGAAGTCCCACATGTCTCGTATTGGCAAGCGTCCCATCCCCCTGCCAAAGAATGTCACCCTCACCCTAGACGGGCAGCAGGTCACGGTCAAGGGCCCTAAGGGTCAACTCAGTCGCGTTTTTCCCCCTGAAGTGAATGTTGTCCAAGAGGGCGAAGCAATTGTCGTCAAACGCCGCGATGACTCTCGACCTGCCAAAGAACGCCACGGCCTCTGCCGCACGCTACTGGCCAACATGGTAGAAGGTGTCTCCCAAGGATTTACAAAAAAGCTCGAGATTCAAGGGGTGGGTTACCGTGCCCAGCTCCAAGGTAAAACCCTTGTCCTCAGTATGGGCTATAGTCACCCCGTTGAGATCGTGCCCCCTGAGGGCATTACCCTAGAAATTGAAGACAACCAAGGTAAAAAAGTGCAGCAGGGGACAATTGTCCTCGTTAGCGGCATTGACAAAGAACTGGTCGGCAACACCTCTGCCCGTATTCGCGCCGTGCGTCCCCCTGAGCCCTACAAGGGCAAGGGCATTCGCTATATGGGTGAATTTGTGCGTCGTAAAGTTGGTAAGACAGGGAAGAAATAGATGAAGCAAACTCGTACTGCGGCTCGCCAAAGTCGGCACCAGCGCATTCGCCGCAAAGTCAAAGGGACCAGCGATCGCCCCCGACTCGCTGTCTTTCGCTCCCATCAACACATCTATGCCCAAGTGATTGATGACACCCGGCATCATACTCTTGTCGCTGCTTCCAGTCTTGAGCCAGAACTGCGGCAAAAGCTAGGGAAGGGCAGCACCTGTGCCGCCTCCATTGCGGTGGGGCGACTGATTGCAGAGCGGGCCAAAGCCGCTGGCATTGAGCGTGTTGTCTTTGATCGCGGTGGCAATATTTACCATGGGCGTGTCAAGGCCTTGGCGGATGCCGCCCGTGAAGGTGGATTAGACTTTTAGAGGATGACCCGATGGCAAATCGTCGTAAAAACCCCCGCAAAGTTGAAAAAGAAACGGACTGGCAAGAGCGAGTAGTTCAGATCCGCCGCGTCTCCAAAGTGGTTAAAGGTGGTAAGAAGCTCAGCTTCCGTGCCATTGTTGTCGTTGGCAACGAGCGTGGTCAAGTGGGTGTGGGTGTCGGTAAAGCCGCCGATGTTATTGGTGCAGTGCGCAAAGGCGTCGCTGATGGCAAAAAGCATCTGATTGATGTTCCGATCACTAAATCCAACTCTATTCCCCACCCCACCTTTGGCGAAGGCGGCGCTGCCCGTGTCATGATTCGCCCCGCTGCACCCGGAACCGGCGTAATTGCGGGTGGCTCTGTGCGCACTGTTCTCGAACTAGCCGGGGTACGCAACGTACTCGCCAAACAACTGGGATCCAGCAACCCCCTCAACAATGCCCGTGCCGCCCTCGAAGCCCTTGCGGCCTTGCGCACCTTCCAAGAAGTTGCCGAAGAGCGGGAAATCCCCATTGAAAACCTCTATAGCAAATAGTTAGGAGTTGTCCATGCGGTTTCAAGATCTGCACCCCCAAGCGGGATCGCGACGGCGCAAACGGCGGATTGGTCGGGGTATTGCCGCAGGTCAAGGGGCCAGCGGCGGCTTTGGTATGCGGGGGCAAAAATCTCGTTCCGGTCGCCCCACTCGTCCTGGCTTTGAAGGCGGTCAAAACCCCCTTTACCGTCGTCTCCCCAAACTCAAGCACTTTCCCCTCGTCAAGCGGAAGGTTTACACTACGATCAACGTGGGTCGTCTCAATACCCTACCGGCCAATAGTGTAGTGACGGTTCAATCCCTCCTTGAGGCTGGCATTCTCACCACTGCCAAGTATCCCCTCAAGGTGTTGGGGGATGGTGAGCTCAATGTTAAGTTGGAGGTTCATGCTGCTGCCTTTAGTGGCAGTGCCCGCAGCAAAATTGAAGCCGCTGGTGGGGTGTGTGTGGAGACCTCCGTTGCTGCCGACAGTGAATAGAGGAACCCCAGTATGATTGTGAATCGCGGCAAGGCACCCACTGCCCAGGAAACGTTTATGCAGATGGCTCAAGCAGCCGGTCTGCGGGGGCGGCTTTTGATCACCATTGGGTTACTAATTCTGGTGCGGCTTGGTATCTATCTACCCATTCCGGGAATCGATCGCGCTGTTTTTGCCCAGAACGTCCAAGATAATGCCGTGATTCGCTTCCTCGACATCTTTGCAGGGGGTGGTCTCTCTGCCCTTGGCATTTTTGCCCTTGGTATCCTGCCCTATATTAACGCCTCCATCATCATGCAGTTGCTGACTGCTGCTCTCCCTTCCTTGGAGCGACTCCAAAAGGACGAAGGGGAAGCCGGCCGCCGCAAAATTTCCCAAATTACCCGCTACGTTGCGGTGGGCTGGGCAGTTCTGCAAAGCTTTGGCATTGCCATTTTTGTCAGTTCAATTCCCGGTGCCGCTTTACACCCGGGGCCATGGTTTGTAGCCGAGATTGTCCTTGGCCTTACCGCTGGCTCAATGGTGGTGATGTGGATTTCGGAATTGATTACTGAGCGAGGGGTGGGTAATGGTGCCTCCCTCTTGATCTTTTTGAGCATTGTTGCCTACTTACCTGCCTCGGTGGGCCAAACCATCGCCCTCGCAGAAAGTGGTGGCAACATTGGCGGCATTGCTATCCTTGTGGCTGTCTTTTTAGCCATGATTGTCGGCATTGTCTTCGTTCAAGAGGGGACCCGCCGCATCCCTATTGTTTCTGCACGTCGCCAAGTGGGGCGTAAGCTCTACCGCGAGCAAACCAGTTACCTGCCCCTGCGCTTAAACCAAGGCGGTGTGATGCCGATTATTTTTGCCTCGGCGGTCCTGATTCTGCCTTCCACATTGGCCCAGTTTACCCGTAGCGAACTCGTGGCTCGATTCGCAAGTTATGTTTCTCCGGCAGGGCCAACACCCTGGCTATACGTAATTTTTTATTTGCTGTTGATTCTCTTCTTTAGCTACTTTTACTCCTCCTTGGTGGTCAACCCCGTGGATATGTCCCAAAACCTGAAAAAAATGGGCGCCAGTATTCCGGGGATCCGACCGGGGAAAGCCACGTCTGATTACCTAGAACGGGTTCTCAACCGCTTGACATTCCTAGGGGCGATCTTTTTGGGTCTGGTGGCCATTATTCCCACAGCAGTCGAGAGTGCAACCAAAGTGACAACATTCCAAGGCCTGGGGGCGACCTCCCTGTTGATCTTGGTGGGGGTGGCCATTGACACCTCAAAACAAATTCAAACCTATGTGATTTCTCAACGTTATGAGGGGATGGTGAAGCAGTAATGCGCTTAATTTTGTTTGGTGGCCCCGGTTCGGGCAAAGGGACACAGGCGGCAATTCTCACCACGCTCTTGGGCATTCCCCATATTTCTACAGGGGATATTCTGCGAGCAGAGCGAGCTGCCGGCACCCTCCTCGGTCAACAGGCTCAAAGCTACATGGATCGCGGTGAACTGGTACCCGATCAGGTGATTGTGGATATGGTGGCCAATCGCTTGCAACAGCCAGATACGGCTGCGGGTTGGCTTTTGGACGGGTTTCCCCGCAATGGGGCACAAGCAGCGGTCTTTGAGGAGATGCTCAAAAGCATTCACCAAGACTATGATTACTTGCTTTTTTTAGATGTGCCCGCTGCGATTCTCCAAGAACGCGCTCTAAATCGCGCCAAGCAAGCTGTCAACGGTCAGCAGCGCTCCGATGATACACCGGAAACTATCCTTAAGCGGCTACAGGTCTATGAGCGGGAAACCCTACCGATGATTCAACAGTACATGAGTCATCCCAAGTTTGTGCCCATTGATGGAACGCGTACGATCGAAGAGGTAACTGCTGCCATTCAAGCACGTATTGGGGAGGTGAACCGTGTCTAAACAGGATGCCATTGAAATTGAAGGGACAGTGACCGAGTCATTGCCCAACGCCATGTTTCGCGTGGATCTGGACAATGGCTTCAATGTCCTTGCTCATATTTCTGGTAAGATTCGCCGCAACTACATCAAGATTTTGCCGGGCGATCGCGTCAAGGTAGAATTGACCCCCTATGACTTGACCAAGGGGCGGATTACCTATCGCCTGCGCAAAAAGTAGTTTGATCTTTACTGACCACTCTGCTAAGATATAAAATTTGCGATTACATGAGCAACTGATATGAAAGTAAGAGCATCGGTACGGCGTATTTGTGAAAAATGCCGCGTCATTCGGCGACGTGGCCGGGTTATGGTGATCTGCACCAATCCGAAACACAAGCAGCGCCAAGGGTAACCCACTGTTGTTGCACACATAGGAACTAGATTCATGGCTCGTATTGCTGGTGTTGATTTACCCCGCGACAAACGCATTGAAATTGCCCTGACCTACATCTATGGCATTGGCTTAACCCGCTCCAAGGAAATTTTGGCAAAAACGGGTGTCAACCCTGATACACGCACCCGTGATTTAACGGATGCCGACATTGCGGCACTGCGGGCTGCCATTGACGAGTACCAAGTGGAGGGGGATCTGCGCCGCCTTGAGGCCATGAATATCAAGCGGCTCATGGATATTGGCTGCTATCGGGGGCGACGGCATCGCCTTGGATTGCCGGTTCGTGGTCAGCGCACCCGTACCAATGCTCGCACCCGTCGTGGTAGTCGCCGCACTGTGGCTGGTAAGAAAAAACCCGCCGCCAAGAAATAAGTTTTTCCGCTCCTGCTACCTGATTCACGGTTTGGATAGATTATGGCACCCTCTGCAAAACGCTCTGGCCCTCGTAAGCAAAAGCGCAATGTCCCCAGTGGCGTTGCCCACATTCAGTCCACATTTAATAACACGATTGTCTCAATTACCGACCCCAATGGTGAGGTGATTGCTTGGGCCTCTGCTGGCTCTAGTGGTTTCAAAGGTGCCAAAAAAGGCACACCTTTTGCAGCCCAAACTGCTGCTGATAATGCGGCTCGCCGTGCCATTGATCAGGGGATGCGGCAAATTGAGGTCATGGTGAGTGGTCCCGGCTCCGGTCGAGAAACAGCCATTCGGGCGTTGCAAGCCGCAGGCCTAGAAATTACCCTCATTCGGGATGTGACCCCCATTCCCCACAATGGTTGCCGTCCCCCCAAACGGCGGCGGGTTTAGGTTGGTGTGGGTCACTTGGGAGAACAGCTATGGCGTATCAAATTGAATGCTTGGAAACACGGGTTGAGGAGGATCAGGGGCAGTACGGCCAATTTGCCCTGCATCCCCTTGCTCCCGGTCAAGGGATTACGGTGGGGAATGCCCTGCGGCGGGTTCTCCTTTCCAACTTGCCCGGTAGTGCTGTGACAGCGGTGCGAATCGCGGGCGTCAATCATGAGTTTTCGACGATTCCTGGTGTGCGCGAAGATGTCATGGACATTTTGCTGCAAATGAAGCAGTTGGTGATTCGCAGCCACACCTCAGAACCCCAAATGGGTCGTCTTTTTGCTCAAGCCCCTGAGAATGAGCCATTGACGGTTACCGCGGGTATGGTGCAACTTGGCTCTGAAGTGGAGGTGGTCAACCCCAACCACTATATTGCCACGCTGATGCCAGGGGCAACCTTGGAGATGGAATTTAAGATTGAAAAGGATCGTGGCTATCGCTCGGTGGAGCGGGTGCGCGACGATCGCCTTGCTTTGGACTATCTCCAATTGGATGCTGTCTTTATGCCTGTGCGGCGGGTGAACTACACCGTTGATTCTGTGCGCAGTGCCGGTGCTGAGGGCGATCGCCAGCTCCAAGACTACCTGAAGCTGGAAATCTGGACAAATGGCAGCTTGACCCCTCAAGATGCCCTCAATCAGGCGGCAACCATCCTTGTCGATCTCTTTAGCCCCCTGAAGGAAGTGCCCCTACACACCTCTGAGGCCACCGCCACCGACGACCATGACGAAACGGGGCAGATTCCCATTGAGCAACTGAATTTGTCAGTGCGTGCCTACAACTGCCTCAAGCGTGCCCAAGTGAATACGGTGGCCGATCTTCTTGAGTACTCCCAAGAAGAGCTACTGGAGATCAAAAACTTCGGTCAAAAGTCGGCTGAGGAAGTGATCGAAGCACTGCAAAAACACTTGGGAATTACGCTACCGCCCCAAAAAGCTGCCCGTAACTAGAGAGATTGAATGAGGTTTACCTATGCGTCACCAACGTCGGGTTCCCCAACTAGGACGACCAGCGGATCAACGAAAAGCGCTGCTGCGGGCATTAACCACTGAGCTGATTCGCCATGGCCGCATTACCACCACCAAAGCGCGGGCAAAGGCTGTCCGCGCAGAGGCAGAGCGGATGATCACCTTGGCTAAGGATGGCTCCTTGGCGGCCCGCCGGCGTGCCCTGGGCTATCTCTACGATAAGCAACTGGTGCATTCTCTCTTTGCCCAAGCCCCAGAGCGCTATGGCGATCGCCAGGGTGGCTACACCCGTATTATCCGCAGTGTGCGGCGACGGGGTGATAATGCCGAATTGGCGGTCATTGAGCTGGTGTAGCAGGCAATGATGACGGCGATCGCACCTTCCCAGAGCGGCCAACGCTTGGCACTGCTCATTCAGTACCAGGGCACCCACTTCCACGGCTGGCAACGGCAAGTGGGACAGCGCACGGTACAGGAGGTGATTGAGCAGGCGATCGCCAGTGTTGTCAATCATCCCGTCTCTGTTGTTGCAGCAGGGCGCACGGACACAGGGGTTCATGCTGCCGGTCAAGTGGCCCATGTCACGGTCAACTCGCCTATTCCCGTTCATCGTTGGCCAGGGATTCTCAATGCTCGCTTGCCTGCTGATGTGGTGATTCGTGCTGCGGCGGCGGTGCCGCCTGACTGGCATGCCCGTTTCTCAGCGCTGTGGCGTCGCTATCGTTATACCCTCTATACCGATCCCTGCCCCAATATCTTTCTGCGGCCTTGGACATGGCACTACTACTATGCCCCCTTGGATGTGGCAAAAATGGCAGCAGTGCTTCAGCCATTGGTGGGGCGGCATCACCTCAGCGCATTTCACCGTTCTGGCTCCAATCGTGCCCATTCTTGGGTGGAGGTGCAGGCGGTGAGTTGCCAGCGGCGCGGTGCCCTTGTGGAAATTGAGGTACAAGCTTCAGGGTTTCTCTACGGCATGATGCGCCTGTTGGTGGGTCTCTTGGTACAGGTGGGACAAGGCCAGCGATCGCCCGCCAGTTTTACGGAAATTTGGCAACAGGAGCAACGCCACCTTGTCAAGTATGCTGCACCCCCCAGCGGTCTTTGTCTATTGGGGGTGGGCTATCCTGAATCACCTTTCCCTCTGGCCCTGTGCACCGAAGCGATGCCCCAGTTCCAGTTAGCCTCTGTTTGCCCTGAATTGTCCATTGCATAGAACTATGGAGTTTGTGATGACCAGTACCGTAAAGACACCACTGCCCGCTGTGGATGACCTTGCTCCCCAGTGGTATGTCATTGATGCCGCTGATCAACGGTTGGGTCGGCTAGCCGCAGAAATTGCCCGCATTCTCAGGGGCAAAAACAAAGCCATTTACACCCCCCACATGGATACGGGTGACTTTGTGATTGTCATCAATGCCGAAAAAGTCACCGTCACCGGCAAAAAACGCTCCCAAAAACTCTACCGTCGTCACTCCGGCCGTCCCGGCGGCATGAAAATTGAAACCTTTGATCAACTCCAAGCCCGTATTCCGGAGCGGATTATTGAGCACGCTGTTAAGGGGATGCTGCCAAAAAATTCCCTGGGCCGCAAACTCTTTACCAAGCTGAAAGTTTATGCTGGCCCAGAGCATCCTCACCAAGCGCAAAAACCCCAGCCTTTGACCATTAACACAATTCCGGGAGCCTAACAATGCAGATTGCTGATCAGTCTAAGCGGGTGGTTTACTTGGGAACCGGTCGCCGTAAGTCGGCGGTAGCGCGGGTGCGATTGATTCCCGGTAGCGGTCAACTGTGGATTAATGGCCGCAATGGGGCTGACTACCTGCAAAATAACCCTATCTATCTCAACTTGGTGAAAGCCCCCCTTGAAACCCTTGGACTTGAAAATAGCTACGATATCTATGTCAATGCCACGGGGGGTGGTCTGACAGGGCAAGCAGACGCCATTCGTCTAGGGATTGCCCGTGCCCTCTGCCAACTGGACATCGAAAATCGCAAGCCCTTGAAAACGGAAGGCTATCTCACCCGCGATCCCCGTGCTAAGGAGCGGCGTAAATACGGTCTGCGCAAAGCCCGCAAAGCCCCCCAATACTCAAAACGCTAAAATTTTGTTTTTGACTTCTCGTTTGTGGTGAGACACCTATGCCAAAACCAAACATTCATCCCCAGTGGTATCCCGAAGCCAAAGTCTATTGCGATGGTGAAGTGATTATGACGGTTGGTTCCACGAAACCAGAACTGCACGTAGACATCTGGTCAGGCAACCACCCCTTCTTCACCGGTACTCAGAAAATTGTTGACGCCGAAGGGCGGGTGGAACGCTTCCGCCGTAAATACAGCGGTACTAAACCTCAGCAAACCGCTAAAGGGAAAAAAGCCGCCCCTAAATCTACGCCTAAGACGAACAAAAAGGGCTAACCGCTCTTCATGTCCCTCTTTTTTCGGCCCGCTGAGTGGCTGCCCCATCGCGCCTGTTGGTTAGCTTTCCCCAGTCACGAAGATCTGTGGGGGGAGTTATTACCGCAGGTGCGCTTCGAGTTTGCTGCCCTGTGTCGGGCGATCGCTGACCCTGATCCGGTCACGGGTCAATGTCGGGGCGAGCAACTGAAAATTCTAGTGCTGGATGAGACAGGAAAAGCCACTGCCCATTCCTACCTCAGCGATCTTAACCCGCAATTTTATCAACTGACCTTTGGTGACATTTGGCTGCGGGACACGGCTCCTGTGGGCCTCATCAATGAGGCGGGGGAGCGACGGCTCCTCTGTTTGCCCTTTAATGGTTGGGGCAAAAAGTATCAACTGGCTGGCGATAGTGACTTGGCCATCCGCCTAGCCCTCCTGATGGGGATACCCTATGGTAGCGTGCCCCTATTTCTTGAGGGGGGAGCGATCGAAGTAGATGGCGAAGGAACCTGCCTCACCACTCGCCAGTGCCTCCTCAATCCCAACCGCAATCCCTATTTAAGCAGTGCAGAAGTGGAAGCCCGCCTCAAGCCTGCCCTTGGCGTGAGCAAAATCCTCTGGATTGAATCGGGACTGGTCAATGATCACACTGATGGTCATATTGATACCCTGGTGCGTTTTGTGGCTCCCGCAACCGTGGTCTGTATGTTGGCTGAAAGCCCTGAGGATCCGAACTGCGATGTCCTGCGGACGATTTATGAGCAGTTGCAAACCCTGACGGATGCCAAGGGGCG is a window of Thermosynechococcus vestitus BP-1 DNA encoding:
- the rplR gene encoding 50S ribosomal protein L18, whose amino-acid sequence is MKQTRTAARQSRHQRIRRKVKGTSDRPRLAVFRSHQHIYAQVIDDTRHHTLVAASSLEPELRQKLGKGSTCAASIAVGRLIAERAKAAGIERVVFDRGGNIYHGRVKALADAAREGGLDF
- the rplF gene encoding 50S ribosomal protein L6 — encoded protein: MSRIGKRPIPLPKNVTLTLDGQQVTVKGPKGQLSRVFPPEVNVVQEGEAIVVKRRDDSRPAKERHGLCRTLLANMVEGVSQGFTKKLEIQGVGYRAQLQGKTLVLSMGYSHPVEIVPPEGITLEIEDNQGKKVQQGTIVLVSGIDKELVGNTSARIRAVRPPEPYKGKGIRYMGEFVRRKVGKTGKK
- the rpsQ gene encoding 30S ribosomal protein S17, whose product is MAVKERVGVVVSDKMQKTVVVAVENRAPHPKYGKIVVKTRRYKAHDENNEAKVGDRVRIRETRPLSRTKRWVIAEILSPRTA
- the rplX gene encoding 50S ribosomal protein L24, producing MAAKKANKKPVRYRMHVKKGDTVQVIAGSDKAKVGEVLAVFPKTSQVIVKGVNLKTKHLKPRQEGESGQIITKEAPIHSCKVMLYSTKQNVASRICYTYTEDGRKVRMLKKTGEIID
- the rpsH gene encoding 30S ribosomal protein S8, which codes for MAVNDTIGDMLTRIRNANLARHQTTTIPATRMTRSIAQVLKAEGFIRDFEEQGDGVKRHLVVSLKYRGKQRQPIITALKRVSKPGLRVYANSRELPRVLGGIGIAIISTSNGIMTDREARKQGIGGEVLCYVW
- the rplV gene encoding 50S ribosomal protein L22, translating into MVSTSSPTARACAKYVRMSPHKVRRVLDQLRGRTYRDALIMLRFMPYRACEPITKVLRSAAANATHNLGLDPATLVISQAYADQGPCLKRFRPRAQGRAYQIRKPTCHITIAVAPQNTADES
- the rplN gene encoding 50S ribosomal protein L14, whose translation is MIQQETYLNVADNSGAKKLLCIRVLGGSNRRYGSVGDVIIATVKDATPNMAVKKSDVVRAVIVRTRKSIRRESGMSIRFDDNAAVLINQDGNPRGTRVFGPVARELRDKNFTKIVSLAPEVL
- the rpmC gene encoding 50S ribosomal protein L29; translated protein: MALTKMKDLRQLSDQEVSDRIAAIKKELFDLRFKKATRQEVKPHQFKHLRHELAQLLTLENERRRSGGQG
- the rpsS gene encoding 30S ribosomal protein S19, whose amino-acid sequence is MGRSLKKGPFVADHLLRKIEALNERNAKEVIKTWSRASTIVPEMIGHTIAVHNGKQHVPVYITEQMVGHKLGEFAPTRNFRSHVKGDKKARH
- the rpsC gene encoding 30S ribosomal protein S3; protein product: MGQKIHPIGFRLGITQDHRSRWYADSDRYPELLQEDHRIRTFINQQLANAGIAEVRIERKADQVELQIRTARPGVVVGKGGQGIEELRKQLRQMLPANRTIKVNVVEVNRVDAEASLLAEYITQQLERRVAFRRAVRQAIQRAQRAGIEGIKVQVAGRLNGAEIARTEWTREGRVPLHTLRADIDYAYRTARTIYGILGVKVWIFKGEVLPGQTEAVPREATRRSPQRRLPQFENRSN
- the rpsE gene encoding 30S ribosomal protein S5, coding for MANRRKNPRKVEKETDWQERVVQIRRVSKVVKGGKKLSFRAIVVVGNERGQVGVGVGKAADVIGAVRKGVADGKKHLIDVPITKSNSIPHPTFGEGGAARVMIRPAAPGTGVIAGGSVRTVLELAGVRNVLAKQLGSSNPLNNARAALEALAALRTFQEVAEEREIPIENLYSK
- the rplP gene encoding 50S ribosomal protein L16, which encodes MLSPKRTKFRKQQRGRMTGVASRGNSIHFGDYALQALEPAWITARQIEAGRRAMTRYIRRGGKIWIRIFPDKPVTMRPAETRMGSGKGSPEYWVAVVKPGRIMYEIAGVTEEVAREAMRLAAYKMPIKTRFLVRNQEEQQQEG
- the rplE gene encoding 50S ribosomal protein L5; its protein translation is MSQRLKDHYNKTVVPQLMQQFQYKNIHQVPKIVKVTVNRGLGEAAQNAKALEATLAEIATITGQKPVVTRAKKAIAGFKIRKGMPVGVAVTLRSERMYAFLDRLINLALPRIRDFRGVNPKSFDGRGNYTLGLREQLIFPEVNYDDIDQIRGMDVSIITTANTDEEGRALLKAMGMPFREN